From Deinococcus sp. KSM4-11, a single genomic window includes:
- a CDS encoding amino acid adenylation domain-containing protein, whose protein sequence is MTTPTDTSKARTEGLSPEQKRALLRQLLKERAGPSVSAPARAASSLPGVTPDPDGAHAPFALTDVQHAYWLGRSDGLELGGVGAHIYSELDLPLLDHGRMQRAWQAVIDRHPMLRTVVQPDGLQRVLDSVPPYAIAHADLSGLDEPGRQATLLGIREAMRARRYDPQVWPMFDLRTFTLSSGSPLTRVCLSFDMLILDLRSFQLVLEEWFALYQDEHAALPDLPITFRDYRLGEAALAGTPLAEASRAYWTARIADLPPAPELPRRRGPDVPTPESAQGRTFTRRAARLSPTDWQALKSAASARGLTPAAVLLSAFGQVLSAWSGERRFTLTLTIFNRLPLHPAVPRLVGDFTGITLLEFDLTPSEPFAARAARVQTQLFADLEHRHYSGVQVLRDLAREHGAHSALHPVVFTSHLAGAGRDGDTFTPAMPAEIVYGLSQTPQVTLDYQVFEQAGGLNVQWDVREALFPNGVLDGMFDANMALLRRLLAGTQPWTATQEALAPATHLARRRAVEAPCGHDPLTSPLTLPRLFENRARTHPDSPALLMAGQELTYGDLDRHSAAYAALLQREGAARDGRGRPRPVAVVCERGFAGVVGVLAVLRAGGAYLPIDPDLPTARLQTLLRDSGANHVLTQPHLAATLAWPPGLVVTAIGDSLPPGTLQPVEIDPGDLAYIIYTSGSTGTPKGVMVDHRGAVNTVLDVNDRFGVNAGDRVLGLSALTFDLSVYDLFGSFAAGAALVLPDHAGRRDPQHWLSLLTTLGVTIWNSVPALLEMLLEVAPLAEVQRLRLILLSGDWIPLGLPPRVRSGLPNARLISMGGATEASIWSVLYEVTAIDPHWNSVPYGRAMRHQTMQVLTDGLNAAPDHAPGEIFIGGVGLARGYWRDAERSAERFFCHPRTGERLYRTGDLGRTLPDGTIELLGRVDRQVKVRGHRIELGEIEHAIRGVPGVRDTLVTLRRRAAGKPALAAYLIPDQPIPSPPTPDVTAEHALLAELAGAADALRPYRSGNAALDDDVALLTSVEARQHFKRDRPTPRFPAGAASYALPTPSGPHLERLHQRRSYRRFALSPIPAAEFLTWLGILLPDPQSGRYAYASAGDLYPVRATVWIRPGRVHDLPGGLYVLDTPARRLSALPDAAPVPREAYHALINRPMFDEAAFALYLTVDVRDMAPVYGDLTRHFATLEAGLMTGLLELGAAGTDLGVCQVGQVDEDAVRRALGLGPAQLLLHSLVGGRLEADRTNATASAGIADLRPERRVERLLERVATLSDEEATALRTLGGEG, encoded by the coding sequence GTGACCACGCCCACCGACACCTCAAAGGCCCGGACCGAGGGGCTCAGTCCCGAGCAGAAACGAGCACTGCTGCGCCAACTCCTGAAGGAACGCGCGGGGCCGTCAGTCTCAGCGCCAGCGCGGGCTGCATCTTCCCTACCTGGCGTCACACCGGATCCGGACGGCGCGCACGCCCCCTTCGCGCTCACGGACGTGCAGCATGCCTACTGGCTGGGCCGCAGCGACGGCCTCGAACTCGGCGGAGTGGGAGCGCACATCTACAGCGAACTCGACCTGCCGCTCCTCGACCACGGGCGCATGCAGCGGGCCTGGCAGGCGGTGATCGACCGTCACCCGATGCTGCGAACCGTGGTGCAGCCGGACGGCCTCCAGCGCGTACTGGACAGCGTGCCGCCCTACGCCATTGCTCACGCCGACCTGAGCGGCCTGGATGAACCCGGTCGGCAGGCGACCCTGCTCGGGATCCGTGAGGCCATGCGGGCGCGGCGCTACGACCCGCAGGTGTGGCCGATGTTCGACCTGCGGACGTTCACGCTCAGCTCCGGTTCCCCGCTGACGCGGGTGTGCCTGAGTTTCGACATGCTGATCCTGGATCTGCGCAGCTTCCAGCTCGTGCTGGAGGAATGGTTCGCGCTGTACCAGGACGAACACGCGGCGCTGCCGGACCTGCCCATCACCTTCCGGGATTACCGCCTGGGTGAGGCGGCGCTGGCCGGAACCCCTCTGGCCGAGGCGTCACGGGCGTACTGGACGGCCCGCATTGCCGACCTGCCACCCGCGCCGGAGTTGCCCCGGCGGCGCGGCCCGGACGTCCCCACCCCGGAGAGCGCCCAGGGCCGCACCTTCACGCGCCGCGCGGCCCGCCTGTCGCCCACCGACTGGCAGGCCCTGAAAAGCGCTGCCAGCGCGCGCGGCCTGACGCCAGCGGCCGTGCTGCTGAGCGCCTTCGGGCAGGTGCTCAGCGCGTGGAGCGGCGAGCGGCGCTTCACGCTGACGTTGACCATCTTCAACCGTCTGCCCCTGCACCCGGCCGTCCCGAGGCTGGTGGGGGATTTCACCGGCATCACCCTGCTGGAATTCGACCTGACGCCCAGCGAGCCCTTCGCGGCCCGCGCCGCCCGCGTGCAGACGCAGTTGTTTGCCGACCTGGAGCACCGCCACTACAGCGGCGTGCAGGTGCTGCGCGACCTCGCACGGGAGCACGGTGCGCACTCGGCACTGCATCCGGTGGTGTTCACCAGCCACCTGGCGGGCGCCGGCCGGGACGGCGACACCTTCACCCCAGCCATGCCGGCCGAGATCGTCTACGGCCTGTCGCAGACGCCCCAGGTGACGCTGGATTACCAGGTGTTTGAACAGGCCGGTGGCCTGAACGTGCAGTGGGACGTCCGCGAAGCCCTGTTCCCGAACGGCGTGCTGGACGGGATGTTCGACGCGAACATGGCCCTGCTGCGCCGCCTGCTCGCCGGAACGCAGCCCTGGACGGCCACCCAGGAGGCGCTCGCCCCGGCGACGCACCTGGCGCGTCGCCGGGCGGTCGAAGCGCCCTGCGGGCATGATCCGCTGACCAGCCCCCTCACCCTGCCCCGCCTGTTCGAGAACCGCGCCCGGACGCACCCCGACTCGCCCGCCCTGCTGATGGCGGGGCAGGAACTGACCTACGGCGACCTGGATCGACACTCGGCCGCCTATGCCGCCCTGCTGCAGCGCGAGGGCGCCGCCCGCGACGGGCGGGGCCGGCCCCGCCCGGTGGCGGTCGTGTGCGAACGCGGATTCGCCGGCGTGGTGGGGGTGCTGGCAGTTCTGCGCGCGGGTGGGGCGTATCTGCCGATCGACCCGGACCTGCCCACCGCGCGCCTCCAGACGCTGCTGCGGGACAGCGGTGCAAACCACGTACTGACCCAGCCGCACCTGGCAGCCACCCTCGCGTGGCCCCCTGGTCTGGTCGTTACCGCCATCGGGGACTCCCTGCCACCGGGAACGCTACAGCCGGTGGAAATCGATCCGGGCGACCTGGCGTACATTATCTACACCTCCGGCTCGACCGGAACGCCCAAGGGCGTGATGGTCGACCACCGTGGCGCGGTGAACACGGTGCTGGACGTGAATGACCGGTTCGGCGTGAACGCCGGCGACCGCGTCCTTGGCCTGTCGGCCCTCACCTTCGACCTGTCGGTCTATGACCTGTTCGGCAGCTTCGCGGCGGGGGCCGCGCTGGTGCTGCCGGATCACGCCGGTCGGCGCGACCCGCAGCACTGGCTCTCGCTGCTGACCACGCTGGGCGTGACCATCTGGAACAGCGTGCCGGCGCTGCTGGAAATGCTGCTGGAGGTCGCCCCGCTGGCCGAGGTGCAGCGCCTGCGCTTGATCCTGCTGAGTGGCGACTGGATTCCCCTGGGCCTGCCACCCAGGGTGCGGTCCGGCCTGCCCAACGCGCGCCTGATCAGCATGGGCGGCGCGACCGAGGCGTCCATCTGGTCCGTGCTGTATGAGGTCACGGCCATCGATCCGCACTGGAACAGCGTTCCGTACGGGCGGGCCATGCGGCACCAGACCATGCAGGTGTTGACCGACGGCCTGAACGCGGCGCCCGATCACGCTCCTGGCGAGATCTTCATCGGCGGGGTGGGCCTCGCCCGGGGCTACTGGCGGGATGCCGAGCGCAGCGCCGAGCGCTTCTTCTGCCACCCCCGCACCGGGGAGCGGCTGTACCGCACGGGCGACCTGGGCCGCACCCTGCCGGACGGCACGATCGAGCTGCTGGGCCGCGTGGACCGGCAGGTGAAGGTACGCGGCCACCGCATCGAACTGGGCGAGATCGAACACGCCATCCGCGGCGTGCCGGGCGTGCGCGACACGCTGGTCACGCTGCGCCGGCGAGCGGCCGGCAAACCCGCCCTGGCCGCCTACCTGATTCCGGATCAGCCCATTCCATCTCCCCCCACGCCTGACGTGACCGCCGAGCACGCGCTGCTGGCCGAACTGGCCGGCGCCGCCGACGCCCTGCGCCCCTACCGCAGCGGGAACGCCGCCCTGGACGATGACGTGGCGCTGCTGACCAGCGTGGAGGCCCGGCAGCACTTCAAACGCGACCGCCCGACGCCCCGGTTCCCGGCCGGCGCGGCCTCGTATGCGCTGCCCACCCCCTCCGGCCCGCACCTTGAGCGCCTGCACCAGCGCCGCAGTTACCGCCGGTTTGCCCTGAGTCCCATCCCGGCGGCCGAGTTCCTGACGTGGCTGGGAATCCTGCTCCCCGATCCGCAGAGCGGACGGTATGCCTACGCCTCGGCGGGCGATCTGTACCCCGTGCGCGCCACCGTGTGGATCCGGCCCGGCCGCGTCCACGACCTTCCCGGCGGCCTGTACGTGCTGGACACACCCGCCCGCCGCCTGAGCGCCCTCCCGGACGCCGCGCCCGTGCCGCGCGAGGCGTACCACGCCCTGATCAACCGCCCGATGTTCGATGAGGCCGCCTTCGCGCTGTACCTGACGGTGGACGTGCGCGACATGGCCCCGGTCTACGGCGACCTGACGCGGCATTTCGCCACCCTGGAGGCGGGCCTCATGACCGGCCTGCTGGAACTGGGCGCCGCGGGCACAGACCTCGGGGTGTGTCAGGTGGGGCAGGTCGACGAGGACGCGGTTCGCCGGGCCCTGGGGCTCGGCCCGGCGCAGCTGCTGCTGCATTCCCTGGTGGGCGGACGGCTGGAGGCGGACCGCACGAACGCCACCGCCAGTGCCGGCATCGCCGACCTGCGCCCGGAACGCCGCGTGGAGCGCCTGCTGGAACGGGTGGCGACCTTGAGCGACGAGGAGGCCACCGCCCTGCGGACGCTCGGGGGGGAAGGATGA
- a CDS encoding thioester reductase domain-containing protein, translating into MSRDYASLTPAQRALLHALLPGQHLTAPATWAEGDLRAQVQAALERQLPEYMVPRQYAVLNALPYTRNGKVDVGALPDPTQGVQRSPQLPRSDLERLVHTAFRTVLNRQEIGIHDDFFILGGDSLLATELAVALGKRLEFTLPIALAFSAPTVAGLASSIQALLLARPSPAAPTEDTGLAGDPLDLLGLDDPELELERPTRALQPDVTLDADIQPALHARATPPQQWREVLLTGATGYFGAHLLAELLARTDWTVHLLVRADTPEAGLARVRAAHDQFCAGRPQVWDAARLRVHTGDLTAAHFGLDDRTYGQLSGTLDAIFHAGASVNFAYAYATLKPTNVDALQELFRLAVRGKLKAVQFVSSIHLFSSSRLLGRPVLREQEDVAALPGVTGGYAQSRWVAEGITALARGRGIPVTVYRPSIIGGDTRNGVSNENDALCRLLKGCVQLGYVPRIRSALNVVTADYASAGLVQLALRPQADGRVYHLVNARPTEVQFLLDGLRRFGYRLEETDFGDWQQRIRRAGSDNVLYTLLPIIAHLGIAEATGLRPPHFDDAGARDVLTPQALVCPDLDDDLLRVYLTGMVQSGYLPQPGARA; encoded by the coding sequence ATGAGCCGCGACTACGCCAGCCTCACGCCCGCACAGCGGGCCCTGCTGCACGCCCTGCTGCCCGGGCAGCACCTCACCGCGCCCGCCACCTGGGCGGAGGGCGACCTGCGCGCCCAGGTTCAGGCGGCCCTGGAACGGCAGCTGCCGGAGTACATGGTGCCCCGGCAGTACGCCGTACTGAACGCCCTGCCCTACACCCGCAACGGCAAGGTGGATGTCGGGGCGCTGCCCGACCCCACCCAGGGCGTGCAGCGCAGCCCACAACTTCCGCGCAGCGACCTGGAACGCCTCGTTCATACGGCCTTCCGAACCGTGCTGAACCGGCAGGAGATCGGCATCCACGATGATTTCTTCATCCTGGGCGGCGATTCGCTGCTTGCCACAGAACTCGCGGTGGCCCTGGGCAAACGGCTGGAATTCACGCTGCCCATTGCCCTGGCCTTCTCCGCGCCGACCGTGGCGGGTCTGGCCAGCAGCATCCAGGCCCTGCTGCTGGCCCGCCCGTCGCCGGCCGCTCCGACGGAAGACACGGGCCTCGCAGGCGACCCGCTGGATCTGCTCGGCCTGGACGACCCCGAGCTGGAACTGGAGCGGCCCACCCGTGCCCTGCAGCCCGACGTGACCCTGGACGCCGACATCCAGCCCGCGCTCCATGCCCGGGCGACCCCACCACAGCAGTGGCGTGAGGTGCTGCTCACTGGAGCCACCGGGTACTTCGGCGCGCACCTGCTGGCGGAACTCTTGGCCCGCACCGACTGGACAGTGCACCTGCTGGTGCGGGCCGACACTCCCGAGGCCGGCCTGGCCCGCGTCCGGGCCGCCCACGATCAGTTCTGTGCGGGCCGGCCCCAGGTCTGGGACGCCGCCCGGCTGCGCGTCCACACGGGCGACCTCACCGCCGCGCACTTCGGGCTGGACGACCGCACCTACGGGCAGCTGTCGGGCACCCTGGACGCCATTTTCCATGCAGGGGCCAGCGTGAACTTCGCCTACGCCTACGCCACCCTGAAACCCACCAACGTGGACGCCCTCCAGGAACTCTTCCGCCTCGCTGTCCGCGGGAAGCTCAAGGCGGTGCAGTTCGTCAGCAGCATCCACCTCTTCAGCAGTTCACGGCTCCTCGGCCGTCCGGTCCTCCGCGAGCAGGAGGACGTCGCGGCCCTGCCCGGCGTCACGGGCGGCTATGCCCAGAGCCGCTGGGTGGCCGAGGGCATCACCGCGCTGGCCCGCGGTCGCGGCATTCCCGTGACCGTGTACCGGCCCAGCATCATCGGGGGCGATACCCGCAATGGCGTCAGCAACGAGAACGACGCGCTGTGCCGCCTGCTTAAGGGGTGCGTACAGCTCGGGTACGTTCCCAGGATCCGCAGCGCCCTGAATGTCGTGACGGCTGACTATGCCAGCGCCGGACTCGTTCAGCTCGCCCTCCGGCCGCAGGCGGACGGGCGGGTCTACCATCTCGTGAACGCCCGGCCGACGGAGGTGCAGTTCCTGCTGGACGGCCTGCGCCGCTTCGGCTACCGCCTCGAAGAAACCGACTTCGGGGACTGGCAGCAGCGGATCCGGCGTGCTGGATCCGACAACGTCCTGTACACGCTGCTGCCCATCATCGCGCACCTCGGGATCGCCGAGGCCACCGGCCTGCGCCCACCGCACTTCGACGACGCGGGCGCCCGCGACGTGCTCACCCCCCAGGCCCTCGTATGCCCCGATCTGGACGACGACCTGCTGAGGGTCTACCTGACCGGCATGGTGCAGAGCGGGTATCTCCCACAGCCAGGAGCACGCGCATGA
- a CDS encoding aminotransferase class III-fold pyridoxal phosphate-dependent enzyme, which translates to MTSAPLVVTGEQRRALATLCAGNRSVMGVVQQVAVRQRTSLEWHARSLESASAGRSQLPYFSPVLPLCVARAQGGRIACVDGHDYVDVHMGYTAGILGHNPPQVVAGVAAALGSTPGAGYFVPAQVELAELVQQLVPGAERAAFLHAGADAVLAAVRLCRARTRRSVIAKFEGCYHGWHEPGLVNTAPTWAGRMAQGPLHAIAPELATAGMNRLHGDEFLILPYGDPLALQLIRDHAHELAGVLLDPVPRFMMNDLDGAAQFARQVRAVTQELEVPLIADEVVTGFRLAPGGIAQAFGVEADLHCFGKITGGLGLPISLVAGRAELMTQASTAGLLDDYVSSRVWISTTTAGNALSVTAALHQLRAIQAGGETLFCAIDAHHQRIRAAVNAVATDLGLPVTVDGHPRLYSMLSVNVDPPDPTGLSAADAANPARAYFRRFTLGNVRAARLLTLYLRLQGVYAEGLPTVDLSAAHSTADTDQIIHGLRESLTSMQAHGAFA; encoded by the coding sequence ATGACGTCCGCGCCGCTGGTGGTCACGGGGGAGCAGCGGCGGGCGCTGGCGACGCTCTGTGCAGGAAACCGCTCGGTCATGGGCGTGGTGCAGCAGGTGGCGGTGAGGCAGCGGACGTCGCTGGAGTGGCATGCGCGCAGCCTGGAGAGCGCAAGTGCGGGGCGCTCACAGCTTCCCTACTTCAGCCCGGTGCTGCCGCTGTGCGTGGCCCGGGCCCAGGGCGGGCGGATCGCCTGCGTGGACGGCCACGACTACGTGGACGTGCACATGGGCTACACGGCGGGCATCCTGGGCCACAATCCCCCGCAGGTCGTGGCGGGCGTGGCGGCCGCGCTGGGCAGCACGCCGGGGGCAGGGTACTTCGTGCCGGCGCAGGTGGAACTGGCCGAGCTGGTGCAGCAGCTCGTGCCAGGCGCCGAACGGGCGGCCTTCCTGCACGCCGGCGCAGACGCCGTTCTGGCGGCCGTGCGGCTGTGCCGCGCCCGGACGCGGCGCAGCGTGATCGCCAAGTTCGAGGGCTGTTACCATGGCTGGCACGAGCCGGGGCTGGTGAACACCGCGCCTACCTGGGCGGGCCGCATGGCGCAGGGGCCGCTGCACGCCATCGCGCCGGAACTGGCGACCGCCGGCATGAACCGCCTGCACGGCGATGAATTCCTGATCCTGCCCTACGGCGATCCGCTGGCCCTGCAGCTCATCCGCGACCACGCACACGAGCTGGCGGGCGTGCTGCTCGACCCCGTGCCACGGTTCATGATGAACGACCTGGACGGCGCGGCCCAGTTCGCGCGGCAGGTGCGCGCCGTGACGCAGGAGCTGGAGGTGCCCCTGATCGCGGATGAGGTGGTCACCGGCTTTCGGCTCGCTCCCGGCGGCATCGCGCAGGCCTTCGGCGTCGAGGCCGACCTGCACTGCTTCGGGAAGATCACGGGCGGCCTGGGCCTGCCCATCAGCCTCGTGGCCGGGCGGGCGGAGCTGATGACGCAGGCCAGCACCGCGGGCCTGCTCGACGATTACGTCAGCTCCCGCGTGTGGATCAGCACGACCACCGCCGGGAACGCCCTGAGCGTCACGGCGGCCCTGCACCAGCTGAGGGCCATCCAGGCGGGCGGCGAGACGCTGTTCTGCGCCATCGACGCCCACCACCAGCGCATTCGGGCAGCGGTGAACGCCGTGGCCACCGACCTCGGCCTGCCCGTGACCGTGGACGGCCACCCGCGCCTGTACAGCATGCTCAGCGTGAACGTGGATCCCCCGGATCCCACCGGCCTCAGCGCCGCCGACGCCGCCAACCCCGCCCGCGCGTACTTCCGCCGCTTCACCCTGGGCAACGTGCGGGCCGCCCGCCTGCTCACCCTCTACCTGCGCCTGCAGGGCGTCTACGCCGAGGGCCTGCCCACCGTCGACCTCAGCGCTGCCCACTCCACCGCCGACACCGACCAGATCATTCACGGCCTGCGCGAAAGCCTCACCTCGATGCAGGCGCACGGGGCCTTCGCGTGA
- a CDS encoding GNAT family N-acetyltransferase — protein MIEIRPFDGDAAELAALINASWQGRYLARDLIPVYDGPGLQWQVLGVPDHSLHLSAWDGARLVGCFLADHVTLRVAGQAWRGSQGSYFSVHPEYAARGVARRLLAALERAHREQALAFMLGYVNSSRSAPAYQFWSRFEKAFPTKYTTLRSVGFWMRFLQPRRMAAVMDHAAEALGLRALSVLQRPPQDRCGVRPFTAADAVAAHLLLDRAALHSSVAQLWEPGALRTELTGAHTLVFPLQERVGGFSTSFPWPLRSRGVIPAEVIDLLLMNDLNPEQRRTLLNATAHASAARGAWVSIAPTSDWRHGATFAACGFVPIPKVCTLMMLFPDKTLDLHAARHAKTTGPLRFR, from the coding sequence ATGATTGAGATCCGGCCGTTCGACGGTGATGCGGCGGAACTGGCCGCGCTCATCAATGCGTCGTGGCAGGGGCGGTATCTGGCCCGCGACCTGATTCCCGTGTATGACGGCCCCGGCCTGCAGTGGCAGGTCCTTGGGGTTCCCGACCACAGCCTGCACCTGTCGGCGTGGGACGGCGCGCGGCTGGTGGGGTGCTTCCTGGCCGATCACGTGACGCTCCGGGTGGCGGGGCAGGCGTGGCGGGGCAGTCAGGGCAGTTATTTCAGCGTTCACCCGGAGTACGCGGCGCGTGGGGTGGCCCGCCGCCTGCTGGCGGCGCTGGAGCGGGCGCACCGGGAGCAGGCGCTGGCGTTCATGCTGGGCTACGTGAACTCGTCCCGTTCGGCGCCGGCGTACCAGTTCTGGTCGCGCTTCGAGAAGGCCTTCCCCACGAAGTACACGACCCTGCGTTCGGTGGGCTTCTGGATGCGCTTCCTCCAGCCCCGCCGGATGGCGGCGGTCATGGATCACGCGGCCGAGGCGCTGGGCCTGCGCGCCCTGTCGGTGCTGCAACGGCCGCCACAGGATCGCTGCGGGGTGCGCCCCTTCACGGCGGCGGACGCGGTGGCGGCGCACCTGCTGCTCGACCGGGCGGCGCTGCACTCCAGCGTGGCGCAGCTGTGGGAGCCCGGCGCCCTCCGCACCGAATTGACCGGCGCCCACACGCTGGTCTTCCCGCTGCAGGAGCGGGTGGGGGGCTTCAGCACGTCGTTCCCCTGGCCCCTCCGGAGCCGGGGGGTCATTCCCGCCGAGGTGATCGACCTGCTGCTGATGAATGACCTGAACCCGGAGCAGCGCCGCACGCTGCTGAACGCCACGGCCCACGCCAGTGCGGCGAGGGGCGCGTGGGTGAGCATCGCCCCGACCTCCGACTGGCGACACGGCGCCACCTTCGCCGCGTGCGGCTTCGTGCCCATCCCGAAGGTCTGCACCCTGATGATGCTGTTCCCGGACAAGACTCTCGACCTGCACGCGGCGCGGCACGCGAAGACGACCGGCCCGCTGCGGTTCCGCTGA
- a CDS encoding coproporphyrinogen-III oxidase family protein, translating to MSRLDLSTASAARRFMDTKVAQRQVNKVLHSFPSPRFWRATQHTPLDVRTLSATGAVQAAPSCELYVALPFCLTTEPSQCGYCLFPTEEYRRADQLDVYLDYLAREGELYRDRWRALQPVSIFIGGGTPNLLKVEQYPRLLGLIHDLLPNLRAGTPITLEGIPQLFSRDKLAVMREHGVTRISMGAQQLNLELSLLSGRKQKPQHVVQAVAWAQELGLGCNVDLIFGWPQQTLAHLERDIRDLMATGVEHITHYELNVGGVTDFALHRRHELPSPELTREMYHLARELLLAGGYGQLTPYDFQKGDGTDFVYEECRRSFDAHDVWGWGYAAISDFPDHWRAQGGHTFMNARTLTGYYAALDAGTLPVEVGFAREAADMRLSSLFRNLQSLHVDRASYRANFGRDVLDEFPGIWQAAQDLGFVTVDDHAIHLTPEGAYRVPLLQTALMQGRVEELTEAHIAHLKGAPPTAVNAATP from the coding sequence ATGTCCCGACTTGATCTGAGTACGGCCAGCGCGGCGCGCCGCTTCATGGACACGAAGGTGGCGCAGCGGCAGGTGAACAAGGTGCTCCACAGTTTCCCGTCGCCGCGGTTCTGGCGGGCCACCCAGCACACGCCGCTGGACGTCCGGACGCTGTCGGCCACCGGCGCCGTGCAGGCCGCGCCCAGCTGTGAGCTGTACGTGGCGCTGCCCTTCTGCCTGACGACCGAGCCGTCGCAGTGCGGGTACTGTCTGTTTCCCACCGAGGAGTACAGGCGGGCCGATCAGCTCGACGTGTACCTGGACTACCTGGCCCGTGAGGGCGAACTCTACCGCGACCGCTGGCGGGCGTTGCAGCCGGTGAGCATCTTCATCGGTGGGGGCACGCCGAACCTGCTCAAGGTGGAGCAGTACCCGCGCCTGCTGGGCCTGATCCACGACCTGCTGCCGAACCTGCGGGCCGGGACGCCGATCACGCTGGAGGGGATTCCGCAGCTGTTCAGCCGCGACAAGCTGGCGGTGATGCGGGAACACGGGGTGACGCGCATCAGCATGGGCGCGCAGCAGCTCAACCTGGAACTCAGCCTGCTCAGTGGCCGCAAGCAAAAACCGCAGCACGTGGTTCAGGCGGTGGCGTGGGCGCAGGAACTGGGACTGGGCTGCAACGTGGACCTCATTTTTGGCTGGCCGCAGCAGACGCTGGCCCATCTGGAGCGGGACATCCGCGACCTGATGGCGACCGGCGTGGAGCACATCACGCACTACGAGCTGAACGTGGGCGGCGTGACCGATTTCGCCCTGCACCGCCGCCATGAACTGCCCAGCCCGGAGCTGACCCGGGAGATGTACCACCTGGCGCGGGAGCTCCTGCTCGCGGGAGGGTACGGGCAGCTCACACCCTACGACTTCCAGAAGGGGGATGGCACCGACTTCGTCTACGAGGAGTGCCGCCGCAGTTTCGACGCGCACGACGTCTGGGGCTGGGGCTACGCCGCCATCAGCGATTTTCCCGACCACTGGCGGGCCCAGGGTGGCCACACCTTCATGAACGCCCGCACCCTGACCGGGTATTACGCCGCGCTGGACGCCGGGACGCTCCCAGTGGAGGTCGGGTTCGCCCGCGAGGCGGCCGACATGCGCCTGTCCTCGCTGTTCCGCAACCTGCAGTCCCTCCACGTCGACCGCGCCAGTTACCGTGCCAACTTCGGGCGGGACGTGCTGGACGAGTTCCCCGGTATCTGGCAGGCCGCCCAGGACCTGGGGTTCGTGACCGTGGACGACCACGCCATTCACCTCACGCCGGAGGGCGCGTACCGCGTGCCGCTGCTGCAGACCGCCCTGATGCAGGGGCGCGTGGAGGAACTGACCGAGGCGCATATCGCGCACCTCAAGGGCGCGCCGCCCACCGCCGTGAATGCGGCCACGCCATGA
- a CDS encoding ketoacyl-ACP synthase III has product MIRARIHAVSVHLPTHVETNDDLHAQHPDWNVPEAARHTGVEQRHISAPGETALDLAEQAVLKLFTQHPQAREAVDTIIFCTQTPDHRLPPNACVLHGRLGLPRTVAAFDVNLACSGFTYSLTVAAGLIHAGSSRHVLIVNADTYTKLISPDDRSTRLLFGDGAAVTWLGPGDESSFILGSAWGTDGTLNGAFCVPGGAARLPTPPEPLPAEQDGPNRRTRDHIYMNGKTMLSFTYQMVPPHIHALLSAHDTQPDDVKQYLFHQASNMVLDGLRARLHLTDDRFPRHLAQVGNTVSASIPLLLHEQVALGRVRRGDLLCFSGFGSGLSWASVLLRY; this is encoded by the coding sequence ATGATCCGCGCCCGCATTCACGCGGTGTCTGTCCACCTGCCCACGCACGTGGAGACGAACGACGACCTGCACGCCCAGCACCCCGACTGGAACGTCCCCGAAGCGGCCCGGCATACCGGCGTGGAGCAGCGGCACATCAGCGCGCCCGGGGAGACGGCGCTCGACCTGGCCGAGCAGGCGGTTCTGAAGCTGTTCACGCAGCACCCGCAGGCCCGCGAGGCCGTGGACACCATCATCTTCTGCACGCAGACACCGGATCACCGCCTGCCGCCGAACGCCTGCGTGCTGCACGGCCGCCTGGGCCTGCCCCGGACGGTGGCGGCCTTCGACGTGAACCTGGCGTGTTCCGGGTTCACGTACTCGCTGACCGTCGCTGCCGGGCTGATCCACGCCGGAAGTTCCAGACACGTCCTGATCGTCAATGCGGACACCTACACGAAACTGATCAGCCCGGACGACCGCTCCACCCGCCTGCTCTTCGGGGACGGCGCGGCCGTGACCTGGCTGGGGCCGGGCGACGAGTCCTCGTTCATCCTCGGCAGCGCCTGGGGCACCGATGGAACCCTGAACGGAGCGTTCTGCGTGCCCGGCGGGGCCGCCCGCCTGCCCACCCCGCCCGAACCGCTTCCCGCCGAGCAGGACGGCCCGAACCGCCGCACCCGCGACCACATCTACATGAACGGCAAGACCATGTTGAGCTTCACCTACCAGATGGTGCCGCCCCACATCCATGCCCTGCTGAGCGCCCACGACACCCAGCCAGACGACGTGAAGCAGTACCTGTTCCATCAGGCGTCGAACATGGTGCTCGACGGCCTGCGCGCCCGCCTGCACCTCACCGACGACCGTTTTCCGCGTCACCTGGCCCAGGTGGGCAACACGGTCTCGGCCTCGATTCCCCTGCTGTTGCACGAGCAGGTGGCGCTGGGTCGTGTCCGACGCGGCGACCTCCTGTGCTTCAGCGGCTTCGGCAGCGGCCTGTCGTGGGCAAGCGTGCTGCTCCGGTACTGA